A DNA window from Engystomops pustulosus chromosome 10, aEngPut4.maternal, whole genome shotgun sequence contains the following coding sequences:
- the KIAA0040 gene encoding uncharacterized protein KIAA0040 homolog produces the protein MESINDFFQRIYEMILYKHSQGIYNTICLGVLLALPLLVLLIAGIICCHFCCCRTKKSNKLQPQPSKKKKKKNEEEDLWIPSPQAKSIMLEKVPSFSV, from the coding sequence ATGGAGTCGATAAACGATTTCTTCCAGAGGATATATGAGATGATACTATATAAACATAGCCAGGGCATATACAACACCATCTGCCTGGGGGTACTACTCGCCCTCCCATTATTGGTCTTACTCATCGCTGGTATTATCTGTTGTCATTTCTGCTGTTGTCGGACCAAAAAAAGTAACAAGCTGCAACCTCAACCgagcaaaaagaaaaagaagaaaaatgaagAAGAAGACTTGTGGATACCAAGTCCACAGGCCAAGTCCATCATGTTGGAGAAAGTGCCTTCATTTTCTGTATAG